The Anaerolineales bacterium region ACTCTGGGTGATGGATATGTTCGTTGTAAAACGCCAATTCCAATTTGTTCGTTCCGGTCCCATTCGCCCAACGTTCTATTTCATGGTGGTGTGTGTGGCGGCGCTCCTGATGGGGCAGGTTCTCTGGTATGTAGTCGCTATCCAAGCGCCACTTGATACTCAACTTGGCGGATTTGCGATCTATTTTTTCTCACTGGCGACTCTGGTAATGACAGCGAACATCATAAAAGATGTTCGCTGGCTTAAGGCGTTTGTATGGCTTTTCATTGGATCGGGCGCAATATATATGTTTGCGCGTGTGCTGAATCTGTCTGTTTTTGACGATTATTATGCGCTTGGCTACACCGCCAATAGCATGTTATGGACGTGGCTGGCGGCGTTACCATTCGGGCAGGCGCTTTTTAATCATGATTTATCGAAAAGCAAGAAAGCGATATTGTGGCTTATTGTAATCGTAACTATGTATGTGGCGATAGTTCAAGGACAGGATTGGAAATCTGGTTGGGTCCCATCCTTAATTGTTATCGGGGTGTTATTGGCGTTGCGATATAAAAGAGCCGCTATTGCATCAACTCCGTTCGTGCTTACTGCTTTTATTTATTTACTTCTGCGGCAGATTACAGCGGAAGAGTGGAGTTGGGGAACTCGGTTGGACGCTTGGCGAATTGTGCTTGAGGCGAGTCGCGTTAATCCCTTGCTGGGGTTAGGTTTTGCCAATTATTACTGGTATGTATCTCTATTTAACATTCGAGGTTATTATGTTGCTTTTAATTCTCATAGCCAATATGTAGATTTGATTGCTCAGACTGGCATCTTAGGATTGATATGTTTTATCTGGATTCTCTTTGAAATTGGTAGACTGTCTTGGTCTTTATCTCAGAGACTAACCGATGGCTTTGCGCGTGGTTATGCCTATGGTGTCTTTGCCGGGCTTGCAGGTGTAGTGACTGCGGCGTTTCTTGTGGATTGGGTGCTCCCTTTTGCTTACAACATTGGTCTGACGGGGTTTCGCGCGAGCATCCTGCCTTGGGTTTTCTTTGGGGGGGTGGTAAGTATTCAACAAATCTATCTTCGAGAAAAATCTTAGTAATCGAGTGAGGTTCTCATGGAAGAGTTGATCGGTTTAATCCCTGCAGCCGGGAAGGGTGTTCGGTTAGGTTTGCCATATCCGAAAGAGCTATATCCTGTCATTCGGAATAACCATTACAAACCGATTTCTCAATTTGTTGTGGACAATTTGACAAATGCGGGCTTAAAGCACATCGTGTTTGTCGTCAACGAGACGAAGCATCAATTGATAGGATATTTCGGGAGCGGCCAACGATTCGGGTGCAAC contains the following coding sequences:
- a CDS encoding O-antigen ligase family protein, whose amino-acid sequence is MDIDFDLKFFTFKRRVSLSKKTFQYIVAILAILLATIASYWGSEKVLMLILAAFGGSLALLILMRQLAIGYILLLLGSIFVPFSGPGGINASMLILIVMVLLWVMDMFVVKRQFQFVRSGPIRPTFYFMVVCVAALLMGQVLWYVVAIQAPLDTQLGGFAIYFFSLATLVMTANIIKDVRWLKAFVWLFIGSGAIYMFARVLNLSVFDDYYALGYTANSMLWTWLAALPFGQALFNHDLSKSKKAILWLIVIVTMYVAIVQGQDWKSGWVPSLIVIGVLLALRYKRAAIASTPFVLTAFIYLLLRQITAEEWSWGTRLDAWRIVLEASRVNPLLGLGFANYYWYVSLFNIRGYYVAFNSHSQYVDLIAQTGILGLICFIWILFEIGRLSWSLSQRLTDGFARGYAYGVFAGLAGVVTAAFLVDWVLPFAYNIGLTGFRASILPWVFFGGVVSIQQIYLREKS